The Peptococcus niger genomic sequence TCTCGGCCTGTAATCTTGCTGTAATAGTCTCTAGTGGTCATAGAGGCCGTGGTATCGACGGCAATGAGGAAGTCATAGCCGGGTTCTTCTTTTTGCTTGGGTTCTTGACCGGTAAACTCCAAGTACTGACGGTAATCTTCTTTACCGGCTACCTTGGTATCTGGGTTTGCTGCCCCATCTCCCAGGTAGTCAATCATTTTTTTAATATCTTTAACCTGAGTGCCTTGGGCCGGTGGGTTTGGTTCAGGCTCTGGCTGAGGCGGTGGCTCCGGTTCCGTCTTGGTGTTGGTGATGGTGAAGCCATAACGAGTTTCTGAAATAGTAGACGTATAGCCCGCCACCGGCACTTCTTCAAGACGATAGGAAAGACTGGATACTTCTTTAATTTTTTTCACATAGCCAATATAGTCTTCTACGAGCCTCACATAATTGTCTTTGATGTCTTCTTCATTAGGAAGTTCTTTTTGCCACCCGTTCCTAGACGATAAAGTAATCTGCGTTAAATACTTATCTTTAATCCTTCCAGAACCCTTTTTCCCTTTAATATAACAAGAAAAATACACCTTTACCGTTACCGATTCGCCGTAGTGTTTCTCATTCCCGTCTTTCCAAACTTTCTCTACACGCTGTCTTCGGCCATAGTCCCCGTATGAATAATCATCGTGTTCATGACTTGACCGAAAAAGGACAGAGTTTTCCCCTTCGGTGGGGGTAATGAGGTCGGAGAGGTCTTTTGCCGGATTGATTTCTTTAGCAGGCCTTTCTGCTTCAGCAGACATGGCCGGATCAGCCGGGTCTTGGTCAGCATCTGCGGCTTGGGACTGGTTTTTGTCAGCTGAAGATGCGTCTTCAAGGCTGAGGGCATAGGTCTTGCCTGCCCGGTCAATCTGTAGGTTGACCGGCGGGTTCTCCACCGGGGCCTTGGCGTAAAAAAGCAGGCGGGCGCTTTCCAAGTCTGCTTTTTCCGGGCTGAGAGCATAACTTTTTAACCCGTCTTTGCCCTCTTCGGCTGACTCTTTATCCAGTGCCAGCCCCTCTTCTTCCAGAGCGTAGTCGGGGGTTATTGCCTTGGCTTTATCCACATCTTCCTGGGCTTCTGAACTGTCGCTCAATATGTCGCTGTCCAAATGGTCCAGGAGGGCGGTCAGCTCGGCTTGTTTTTCTTTGCCGTAGTAGCTGGTCACCAGCTCAATGGACGGGTCAAGCTGCAGGCGAATCTGATCAGTTTTTTCCAGTTTCAGGTCCTTTAGGTCTAAGGCAAAGTAGCCCTTGTCCCCCTGGATGATTTTTACTTTTCCGGTCGGGCCCTTAGGGGATTTGGCCTTTAAGGAAAGACCGGAAAAGTAAGCGTCTCCGTCTCCGTCAAAGGTCCGGTCGGCTTCTTCCTTGAGGGCCTTTTGCAGCCGGAGCAGGGTGGCCCGGTCTTTTGTTCCTGCTTTTTTGTCAGAAGCGGTGGCCGGTTCTTCCGGTCTGCCCTCTTTTGCAGGTGCTTTTGCGGGTGCAGCCGCCGGATCTTTTATCTCTTGCTTGCTCAAGGCCAGAGGAATGGGATCACCTGTCACTCCTGTATCCTTGCCGAAGGTCGGCCCCTCCGGCAGGTAGGCCAGCAAGAGGCCAATGATAATCAGTAAGGAAAGGGATTTTTTAGCCCCTGCCTTTATTTTTTTCATAAAATATCACCTTCTTTTGCAGCAAAATCCGAGCTTGCCAGCTTTTCTCTTTTCTTTATCCGACGCTTCAAAAAATAAGACAGCGCCTTCCGCAAGGGGGGGGGCGCTGTCTGCCTGGCGTGATAAAACCCTAGTCCTTGCTGCGGCTGATTTCCTGACACCTAAGGACGCAGCGGGTATAGCCGCTCATGGTGCAGGTCACCAGGCTAAGTTGGTCTTCAGTATCCTTTAAAAGCCCCTGCAAATCATTACCGGCCAGCGTTTCTTTCCGGTTCACCCGGTAGTTGTACAGGCGGCCCCGGCTGTCGATAAAATCAATCCGGCTGCCCGGGCCCAAGCTGAGCAGTGGGCCGAAATGGCTGTTATAGTTATGCCCTACGATAACCATATGGTCATCCGGGCTTTTGCCGGAATACAGGCAGGGGGCCATGCGCAGCTTTTCTGAGTCATAGTCGGCCATGACCGGGAGGTGCATGCCATAGGCTTCAATGACCAGTTCGCCAATATAAGGCAGGCCGTCTACCGTGACGGTGTCTGATTTTTCTCCGCCTGCTGCCGGTTTTTCTTCTGCCTGTGTGGTTCTGATGGCTGTATGGAGTTTTTCCAGTTGCAAGGCCGCTTCTGTGCCGGCGGTCTGAGCCTGGTGGCAATTATAGGCGGTTAGGCCCAAGGCGGCCAGGAGACAGAGGGCGGCCAAGAGGGTATATCTACCGGCGCCCCTCATGAACGGTCCCGTTTGCCTTGCCGGCTAAGCCGGTAGCCTTTTAAGGAAAAGCCTACAGCCAAAATGGCCAAAAGCCCCACCGGCCACCAGAGCTGACCGGTTTGAGGAATTTTCCCACCGCTTGGAGGCAACTTGGGCAAGGGCTTTTCCGGCGGCTTATCTACCGGCGGTTTGTCATTACCCGGAGGCTTATCCCCAGGCGGTTCCTTGGGGACCGGTTTTTGGGGTGGGGCCTCTTTGCTATTGGTCAAAGTAAAGCTATTGCCCTCCCGATTGATGGATAGGGTATAGCCTTCCGGAACGGTTTTTTCTACCACATGGTAGTTATAACCACTGGCCAAACCATACCAGTCTTTTTTCCAATTGTTGTCTGCATTTAGGGTAACGGTGTCTATGACCGTCTTATCTTTAAGCAATTGTACTTGTACGCTGGCGGGCCTTTGGTCTGAATTCTGATCCTGCCAGACTTTTTTCACGTGGACGGCCAGGTTATCGCTTTTACCGGAAGACTGGGGAATCTCATATTTGGGCCTTATCGGCGATGAAGGACTTTCTTTGGCAGGCCATTCAATGATGATGGGTACGGGCTTACGCCCGGCACTGTCACTGCTGCCATCGCCGGTAATCAAGTATAGGCCGTCAGCTGTTTTTCCGAAAGAGAGGGTGCCGTTGGCATCTGAAACAAGGGTTTGCAAGGGCTTGACACCATCTCTGCGGATGTAGCCCACCAGGGCCTCGACCAGTTCCCTTTTGCCTTCATCGTCCGTTAGGGAAAAGTTAAGCTTATAGGCTTGAAAAGGCTGGCAGGCTCTCCAGTTGCCGGTATGGTCTTTTTCGGCAACCTGATAAAGCTGAAAGGTCATATTCTTAAAAGAACCGGCAATTTCAGGACCTTTATCAGGA encodes the following:
- a CDS encoding Cna B-type domain-containing protein, translated to MKKIKAGAKKSLSLLIIIGLLLAYLPEGPTFGKDTGVTGDPIPLALSKQEIKDPAAAPAKAPAKEGRPEEPATASDKKAGTKDRATLLRLQKALKEEADRTFDGDGDAYFSGLSLKAKSPKGPTGKVKIIQGDKGYFALDLKDLKLEKTDQIRLQLDPSIELVTSYYGKEKQAELTALLDHLDSDILSDSSEAQEDVDKAKAITPDYALEEEGLALDKESAEEGKDGLKSYALSPEKADLESARLLFYAKAPVENPPVNLQIDRAGKTYALSLEDASSADKNQSQAADADQDPADPAMSAEAERPAKEINPAKDLSDLITPTEGENSVLFRSSHEHDDYSYGDYGRRQRVEKVWKDGNEKHYGESVTVKVYFSCYIKGKKGSGRIKDKYLTQITLSSRNGWQKELPNEEDIKDNYVRLVEDYIGYVKKIKEVSSLSYRLEEVPVAGYTSTISETRYGFTITNTKTEPEPPPQPEPEPNPPAQGTQVKDIKKMIDYLGDGAANPDTKVAGKEDYRQYLEFTGQEPKQKEEPGYDFLIAVDTTASMTTRDYYSKITGR
- a CDS encoding sortase, which translates into the protein MRGAGRYTLLAALCLLAALGLTAYNCHQAQTAGTEAALQLEKLHTAIRTTQAEEKPAAGGEKSDTVTVDGLPYIGELVIEAYGMHLPVMADYDSEKLRMAPCLYSGKSPDDHMVIVGHNYNSHFGPLLSLGPGSRIDFIDSRGRLYNYRVNRKETLAGNDLQGLLKDTEDQLSLVTCTMSGYTRCVLRCQEISRSKD
- a CDS encoding Cna B-type domain-containing protein; amino-acid sequence: MKKQNKLLSHSLGILLILSLLLSLTISLPALGALPDKGPEIAGSFKNMTFQLYQVAEKDHTGNWRACQPFQAYKLNFSLTDDEGKRELVEALVGYIRRDGVKPLQTLVSDANGTLSFGKTADGLYLITGDGSSDSAGRKPVPIIIEWPAKESPSSPIRPKYEIPQSSGKSDNLAVHVKKVWQDQNSDQRPASVQVQLLKDKTVIDTVTLNADNNWKKDWYGLASGYNYHVVEKTVPEGYTLSINREGNSFTLTNSKEAPPQKPVPKEPPGDKPPGNDKPPVDKPPEKPLPKLPPSGGKIPQTGQLWWPVGLLAILAVGFSLKGYRLSRQGKRDRS